The window CCTGCAATATCTTTTATGTAAATATTGTCCAATGAAATAATGTGCAAAATGATTTTCTTGTAGATTTgcacattttatttctttttattcgaGTGCCAGTTTATCAGTCATGATGATCCCAAGCCTAGTTTTTCAGTCAAGGTTATTAGCTTCACTAGTTAGAGAAAGCGGTGGCTGGAGATGCAATGTAGATTGTGCTTATTAAACCTATCCTGCTATTAATCCTTACGGAGCCTATTGTTATTATGTTCATTGGTGCTAGTAAGACAAACAAGCATGAATGAAAATGATGTGGATTTTGTTTCTACTGGTAATTATGCAGATATCAAAGCTCTGTTATTCTAGCAGGTGAATGCTAAGTACATAATTATTTCTAATTGCCCACTGTCATATATATGTTGTCTTTAAGGCCTATTCAAAGATGGATGAATATCCTGCATTGGCggaagcttcgtgcaccgggttgtctttttttttttttttttttttttaagcaatGCATAATTCCACTGTAGTAACATGGTATTGCTATTCAAGTTTTAAACATGTACTTCATATGTTGATCTGCCTCTTGATTAATTGGGCTTGGTTTAAAATATTGCTGGCCTTATAGTTTGGCCTATTAGTACCCCATCTTCTCTCGATATGCTATTTTTTTATTGAGTTCTATGCAAATTCCCTTATTATATAACATTCAAAATGTCATGGTGTATTTTTGAtgcattttcataattttagccCTTTTATTTTGCTTCAAATCTGTGTATTTTGATTTTCATCTTCATAGTTATATTTTGTCTTTTCTCATTCATTGCAACACTCTGATTTTTTTGTATCTATGCATGTACATATGTTCTATATTTGATATTGGTGGGTTTTCTGGCTGTACTTGAATTCACCTCATATTGAACTGTAACTAATGAGTCTGATATTTAGGTTAACTCTATTAAGCACAACTTCTCATTGAATTTATTAAATCGTTCACTTTCTTGTGTGACTAGGTTAGTAAATTTGGGACCCGTTTCCTATGTAGCTAATGCTTACTATGATCATTGTCTGTACTATTTACAAATTAACATATTGCCTCTGATGCCCGAGAATTAGTTCATAGAGTAGAAAGTTCAAAGAGtagttttttgttattttttgtagatgatattgacccaaattgaaattaaattctagaTTATGTTCTTTCCCACTTGTGTGGATATGTCATATATCTTCTTTTTCTTGTGCATTAGTTGGGTTAATTCCAATTTTTTTAATTGTATCTAAATTCTCAGTCAAATTCCTTTATTGTTTTGTTATCCAAATTCTTTTTGTTCttcctttaaaaattttctttattattgTCCAAATTCTTCCCTCTTTATttcttaaaatgttttttaagaaATGGTGTTGGCTTTGTGCTAGATTTCTGAAACAGCAACTCGCTATAAAGATCTTGATGGTCGTCTTGTTGGTTCACGAATCAGGGTATGGTGGCCAATAGATAAGAGGTAGCCTACCTTCTCTTTCAAGATCGTTCAAATTCAAATGAATGTTATTGTTGCTATAGCATTGTACCAGATCTACTTTAGGCTCAAATTGTTGTTAATAATAAGATAATCACTGGTTATTTTATCATCTCTGTGAATGGTGCTTGCAATAAGTTGTAGCATTGAAAAACATATGTTTGCCCATCTTGTTATTAGTTTTTCTTGTTGTGTGGTGTGTATTTCTCATAGTTTTCTTTTGGCCCATGATCATGGTTGGATGTATTACTTTATCAGCCTTAGATTTACAAAGATACTTAAAGGTTTCTCCATTGTCATTgcataacaacatcaacaaacCAGAAATCTCAGTTATTTACACTTGGGTACATTATACTTTATTCCCACTATCAAACTATATGTAAAGTTACATTGCTATTAATTCTTCAACTGTTGTAGGATTTTTTAACACTTGATCGAAGGAAGTTAATAGTTAATGCCGATTGCAGATTTTTTAAATGTTGGCATTTGTACCTTGGTTCATTGTATGCCAATTAGCATGGAAACACTACGTGTTGGTATTCACATATTTAGATgacatttgatttagggatttggaaatgagggaatggattcccAAACCTTGGGGGGAtggaattaaaattttggaatgaaacaaAAAAACTTGAGTATTGATAAAACTCACCTCCTCCTTTGAGTGTTGATGGAATAGGAATGacaattaagttttggacgaaaatacccttaatatatttatttaatttttctttcatatcactttttctctccttattctctctcatcatactttctttttcctcattctatcatcacactttctcccgCAATCTCTCGCATCATCCTTCCTctctcattctatcatcacactttttctctcatcatattttctctttcttcattctctcccatcatactttctctctcctcattctctctcatcatgctttctctcccatcactttttcttcatttttttctcatcacacttactctctcattatactttctttctcctcaatctcCCTCATCGCacactctctcttctcattttctctctcttcattctcttccatcacactttctctctcattacattttctctcctcatcctctcatcatgctctctcacatcacactctctttcctcattttctctcatcatactttcccatcatattttttctctcattacaatttctctctcatcgtatttttttctcacattcaactttctctcacatctaatttttttctcttattttcctataagggtaaaaaaggaaattttgatttattccgatagaaaatatttaattaaccaaaCATTGTTTCTAatagtgatattcatgctcatacccattctcattccacaatactatgattctcattcccattcctatTCCTATGAAAGGACTAAacactaccttaatgtccaattAAATTCCGATTAACTATGCTACCAGCTAGTTTCCTATTCCTCAGGTGCAGTTTATGATTGGTGGTAAAGGAATCATTACAAATTTGTCTAGCATACAGGTATAGAGAAGTGGTATAAAACGCAAGACTTGGCATACACACCAACAAAGTGTCAAAAATGTTGTTGAGGATTTAATTGACTCGTTGTTGGGAATATTATGCAGTTTCTTTTGCAAATATAACTTAGCATGGGAGTAACATTGCTCATATCCCAACATGAAGCTTCTTGTTAGTCTTCAAGCTTTTACATTTTTAGCCATAAACTTGGCCAATATAAAAGTTTCTTCTCAGATGTGTTCTTTGGACACTACTATCTTTGCTTTACTGATTATAGGTTCATAGATTCACTGAGCTTGGGTTTGTTCTCTGGGAGGGAACTGCTTGCTTTGCTTCTCTGATGATTGGTCATGTCATAATCAACaattttacttatattttttttttccaatttaataATCTCTTTATGGCCTTCAGGTTTTATGATGGTGTTGTTGTTTCCTACGATGATACTTCACAAAGACACAAGGTAGAAAGTTGCAACCTGCCAAACATACATTGTTTGATGAACCTATTGCCtgttttcttttttattctttgTTGAACTTATTGTGAATCTGTTCTATATTGTTCAGATTGTCTACACTGATGGCGACGTAGAGAAACTATCATTGAGAAAAGAGTGCTGGAAATTTACTGATGATGATGGTGACATGGATGTGGTGTGTCAAAATTCCCCACTGATTCTTACTTGTTTCATATAAAGAATAATTTCTGCTAATTTAATCTGCAGGAGCCAGCAAAAAACTCGAGCAATCCTTTTTCCTCAGAAGAGTAAGTATTATTTTCAGTTGAAGCATCACCAACTGACAAGCATTACATtgcatttttgtttttttttaatgaaaaattgcCTCTAGTTTCAGCTTTAATGCATCGGAAACTTGATTCTAAAATGGTTTTTGTACTTGAATAGTTCAATCATGTTAACTCTCTCCTTTATCATTGTtggaaggatttttttttttttttacagatcTAGACTTGGCATCTTAATGGATCCTTTGCACTTGCTAAGTTTATGCTAGGGATGGTCAACAAATACTCGTTGAAACTAATTGAGTGGTTCTGAGTAAGAGAATATTCGTAATGGTTTAGATGTTAATAGTAGTCTGGGATTTCATCTTTCCATGATTTGATGTATTATCATCTCCCAGACATCTTGATTcctatcatttttttttgtattgatCTAGTAATTTTGGGTACAACAATGGAACAGAATCCTTTTACTCTGGCCAGGTAATATCCCATTTACCATTTTCTTGTGGTGTGCTATCATAGCCTCACCTTTTCTGTTTTATGTTTTTGATATCTTCTCGCTGTGATGTTGTAATACTGCCCTCTTAACGATTTAATAAGCTACATTGATTAACTGGTGAGTAAAAATTGGCCCATATACTATATTGGTAGGTAAGTAGTTAGGTAGTCCTGACTCATAAAGAGGTACTAGAAAAACTTGTTCTGAATTTGTTTCTCAAGAGAGTTTCCCTCTTCACTAAAACCAGAATCTTTTCTCAAAGGTATATATTTTGCAATTCCTGAAGAATTTAACAAGTAAGAAATTTCTGCCAAATTTTGTGATTGATCTTATATGACACACTTTATCAGGCCTAAACGCAAGAGAGCAAGAACAAGCTCAACTGTCATCTCAAAGAAGTTGAATGTAGAGACACCACAAACTAGGTTGGTAATTACTATTTATTCTTCTTGCACTCcatcaaaaaataattaattttattggcTGCAGTGGCACAGCATCTGGTGGTCGTCGTAAAGGTAGACCTCCCAAAGTTAATATTTTGAACCTGGATGATGGCCCCAGCTCGAGTGTCACTGCAAAGCAGTTGAATATAGAGACACCGCCAACTAGGTTAGTGATGACAACTGTGTTTCTAATTCGTGCACTGTTTCATCAAAAAAATTTAACCTCATCATTGGCTGCAGTGGCACAGCACCAGGTAGTCGACGTAAAGGAAGACCTCCCAAAGTCGACATTTTGAAGCTTGATGATAGTCCCAGCTCAAGTGCCACtgcaaagaaattgaatatagaGACACCAATTAGGTTAGTGATGACAACTGTGTTTCTAATTCGTGCACTGTTTCATCAAAAAATTTAACCTCATCATTGGCTGCAGTGGCACAGCATCAGGTAGTCGACGTAAAGGAAGACCTCCTAAAGTTGACATTTTGAAGCTTGATGATAGTCCCAGCTCAAGTGCCACTGCAAAGAAATTGCATATAGAGACACCACCAACTAGGTTAGTGATGACAACTGTTTCTAATTTGCGCACAGTTTCATCAAAAAAATTTAACCTCATCATCGGCTGCAGTGGCACAGCATCAGGTAACCGACGTAAAGGAAGACCTCCCAAAGTTGACATTTTGAAGCTTGATGATAGTCCCAGCTCGAGTGCCAACCCAAAGTTGAATATAGAGATACCACCAACTAGGTCAGATAATGATACTTGTATTTCTAGTTTTTTATACAATTTCATCTCAAAATTTTGATATCCTTATTGGCTGCAGTGGAACCATGTCCAGCGGTACAGGTATTTCACCTAAAGTCGGCATTTCGAACCATGATGATGGTCCCAGCCCAAGTGCCATTCTGAAGAAGTTGGATACAGAGACGACGCTGGCTAGGTTGGATGATATTAGTGTATTTCTTTTTCTTATAAGTTTCATAAACAAAAATTTGACATCCTTATCTGCTGCAGTGGCACCTTGTCCAGTGGTCGCCGTAAAGGTAGACCACCTAAAGCTGACCTTTCAAATCTGGAAGGCGGTTCCAACTTAAGTGCCATtcagaagaaattaaaaaaaGAGATGCCACCAGCAAGGTTGATAACAATATACTTTGATATACATCTAATTTTTATGCAGTTTCACTTCAAAACTTTCACATTTTCATCAGCTGCAGTGGCGTAATATCTAGTGGTCGCCGTGAAGGTAGACTGCCCAAAGTCGACATTGCCAACCTTGATGACGGTTCCAGTTCAGATACCATTCCAAAGAAGTTGAATATAGAACCATCACTACCAAGGTTGATAATGATAATTGTATTTCTAGTTCTTCCACAGTTCTATTGCAAAAGTTTAACATCCTTATTGTCTGCAGTGCTACAGCATCCGGTGGTCAACGTCGTAAAGGTAGACCACCCAAAGTTGACATTTCAAACTTTGAAGATGGTCCCCGCTCAAGTGTCATTTCAAAGAAGTTGAATATTGAAAGTGCATCCAGCGGTCGCCGTAAAGGTAGACCACCCAAACTTTGCAATTTGAGCCTCGACAATGACCCCAAGCGGGATAGTTTGAAGGCGAACATATCTTCTAAATCTGGAAGTGACTCCAAGAACAATATCCTCGAGTTGAATGATAGCAAGGACACTTTCTCAAATGAAGCTTCAAAGAGTAAATCCACTGAAGACGACTCAAAAAAGGATCAGGAATCAACAAGCCACGCCACCCCCAAGATTGATATCAAATCGACACCAAGTAATCCTTCAACGAAAAGCAAAGCAAAAGCAGTGGATCCAGAGAATGAGACAGCAGAGTTGCTACTCTCAAACACGACTGACAAAGCACCGGAGAGTAAAACTTTGGCATCCTCAAGGAAGCGCAGAATCAAGGACTAAACTTGAGTTTCAATGGAACTAGTGGTTAATCTAGATATTGCTGCACATATTTTCCTCTATATCTATTACATTTACTAATAACCTGAGTAGTATTATGTCAGTTGCATATGGAGGATTCATATTTATGTAAAGCTCCCAGTCTGCCTGGGCAGGGAGATGCACAGCCATGGTAGTTGATTCCTTGATTTAAAGAAGCTCTAGTTGCCTATAATTCACTTCATTCAGAGCTTGCTTACTCAGCAGGACAGAAGAACCTTCTTTAAAAGAGCATGAGATTTACTAACTGTTTATTTGGGAGgacgaaaataaaaaattatggaaGGATTTCTTAGGTGAAAGATTTTCTCTAATTTATTTAGTAAAAAAAGGTAAATTATTCGTCTTCTTTCGGATTATTTTTTGATCTGGACGCACTGCTGCTGGGGTATTTCTTTCTTCGTTCACAttgttttttttcctaattttccttgcTTTTGCTTTCCGTATAGATTTGGACCATAAGATATTAGAATAATCACCCAGATACTAACTGTGCCATGCAGAATTTTGCTTCTATTATCCATCATTTATTTCATGTGGCAAACATCTGTTGGGAAAAGAAATAAACTCAAAATTTTTCCTAGGGAAAAAACACTCAACAGGATAGACTCGAGCAAAAAACTAATATTGACATTACTCAAAGTTCATGCTCTTGACAAACTCGTTTGTTTCAAAATACATACCAAACGAAGGGGCAAGTATCTCACAGTTTTTGCGGGCAATATTTCAAACCAAAAAAAATGCTACAAACTACTAATGCAGATAAAATCCGATAACCGCTTTTATTCCGGTCGAGATGCACAATTTAAGTTGAAGATGCAGATAGCCTGAGGCATTCACTTTGGCACCTTTTCATGCAGATGTCATTCCAATTGGGCACCTGGTGTTGGTTAACACAAACAGTCCGTGCGCAGGCATCAGCGCAGGCATCTAGTTCTGAAACACCACAAACGGTGACACAGGTGTCGAGGATCGGATCCTTTGAAAATGCACCCACCTTCTTCAACATTCTCTTGGAAGTACAAACTCTCTCACACACAAAGATTTCGTCGGAGTTCTTTTCACGCCCGCGAGCATTCTTGAGCCTTTGTTCTTCAGCATATCGTCTTCTGGCTCTGATGGCTTGACCTGCTATGATTGCTGGAATTGCAGCCCCTAGTAATGACCACCATGCATCCACCATTTTACTCGGAATTGTTTAAGCTGCTGATACGACTGCTCTTCTTCCCTCTGCTTACAGGATGCAAAAATGTGATAGAAAGTTTAATCGTCCTGTGCATTTCTCAATAAGTTTAAAAAGCAAGACAAATAATAATTGAGCAAGGATGCCTCAAAATTATACGGACACTAACTGATCTGAAGAACAGATAGAAAGGAACAGAATTATAAGGGTCAGTATAGAAAATCTCATAGCCATCAACCATTGTTACACCAAATCTCATTTAGCAGAAATTCATtgattttgatggaatgacacCCTGAACAATTCAAAACAGAAATGCATTCAGATGAACTTTTAAGGCTGGGAATCATCCTTGCCGcattgaattcattttcattgctTCAAATCACAATTTTATCATCTAGAACATTGGCTGTTTTATTCACATTCAACATTAAATCGTGTCTTCTCAACTATTTGGAGTTGGCTCCATGAAACCTATCCCTCTGTAGAGCTCTATGCAAGATAATTTCACCAGTAatgttcaaataaattaaatcatttaGGTTTAGACAAACTTTGGTGCTGGTGATTCAAGATCATGCCACTAGTTGCTGTAACATAATCCAGCACATAGCTACGAGGACGAATTAACACAGCATTATAGCACTTAGGAGTTGAGGAAGTGAGTCTGGACAAAACTTATTAAGCTAAAGAATGCTATTAGGAATATGAAACATTCATCAATTGGAGAAAAAGGTGAAATCCCTCATCCCGAACGGCCCAGTATCGTCGGCCCCACGACAAGATATAGGCAGATAAATCACGAGAGATAGTTTTGCCCTAGCACAACGGCCCTTTGCATGGGAAAGGTCAGACACCTAACAAGACATTTTGCACCCGCTGGAAATTGACCCAAGACCTATTGGAGCAAAAACCCATGCAAGTACCAACCGCATCAACCCATGGGGGCTTTCTGAAACATTCATCAATGGATGTACTACAGAATGATCGAAGAAGTGAACTTTAAGCAGGAACAAAAATAATGAAACAAAGAAACATTCGGATAGAATTAGATTTCTAAGCCAAATAGTAGTGTAGCAAGCAATAGAAAGAAATGAGGTCCAATACAAGGTTTGTGTGGATTAGACATCAGATGAAAGTAACATTGTAGATTTCTAAGTGGAGGTTTCTCATAGGGATGGCAATAGAACAGGCATCCATTACCATGATACACGAACCCAACCAGAAAACTGCTAAGAACCAGACTAATTTTGACAACAGACTACCTTATCCCGCCCATTTACGTAAATGAGTATTTGTCGGGTACCCGAACCCATCAAATGTCAGCTCGACTAGTTGTCGATGCTCTGAACAAATATGCACTTGACTAAACAGAACCAAAAAACCCCTAAAAAGTGTCACAAAAGAAAATCAGTTAAATTGGCTGCCCAAGATGATAAACCTCATAATCACTCAGACTAAACTGTTTAATTTTCCATGGTAAAATTAATCATCATAaggattttggattttgtatcCAGATCTTCAAGCATCCAAACCAGAACATTTTCCTtccaaaaaatcataaaaatgttAACTAAATGAATAATTAATATGAACACTCCTGAAACGGAgattaaatacaaaacaaaataGTCCATCACCTAATTCTCCTGCCTCGGAGTTCAAGAAGAACTGTCGTCGAGGAGAAGAGGGCCAACTTTGAGGATGCTGAACTAGGGAAACTGGATGATGCGACTGGCCTGCGAGCGAGTGAGAATGGTGAGCGAAATCAAAAGGGGACGATCGTCATGCGACATCGCAGCGACAGAGGTCGCGAGGGAGAGGGTGAGGACTGACCTGCGGTGGAGGAAGGTGACCACGCCACAATAGGAAGGGGGACGGCTGGAGCAGACCGAGTCCGGCGAACGGCAGCAGGCGGGCCGCGAGACGGGCGGAGAGATCGGGAGCAGAAGGCGAAGGCGATCCACCAGCACAGTTAGAATGCGGAGAAATAGGGATTCAAGGGGTTTCGGCCCGCCAAGAACCGGCTCAATTCGGGCCGCGATACTCGCGGTCTAGTCAAAGCCCGGTCCGGAATGAATTGGGTTTGGGGCCTTTATTTTTAAttgcttttaaaattatttaaaataaaattccaaATTATGATTCATAAAGTGGAAAgattgtcccctcggatggggGTGACACAATAAGGTCTGGGATTCGAATCTTGATAAAGTTGAGATAAATATCTTTTTTATGTACTAATCAGGGGTACTGAGGATGaatatattcatcttttaccacaataaaatgaaaagatCAAATAAAAAGTAGGTACATTTTACTGAACTAAGACATTTTCAGTTATCCATTCGTACATTCTCGTTATATATTTTTCCTTTCAATGAAATAATCATGTGAGTCACGCACCTCTTTTACACAAACctttataagtttttaaaagtttattatttttaatttatgttaTTGAATTCATATCAGAAAATATGGACGCATTTAGAAGGTTTtcataaatatattaattttagtttgaaaTTATTCTATCAATTAATTTTGGACTCCCTAATTCTGAATTCGACAACATAAATTTAgaacaataaatttttaaatttacaaagGGTTAAGAAATTTATCACAAGCTACTTAAGATAATAATATTCACTGATCAACATCATCAATAAGTTCTTAGGTATCCTCTGAATtgcaaatatcaaaatttttgaatttctAAATGCTAAGTTCATTAGTAAGTTTGACTATGAATCATTTAAAATCAAAACTAATATGCTTTTATAAATTTCCTTAATGTCTATACATTTAGACCTTGAATTTAATAGTATAAATTAAGAATAGCGAAGTTTTGAATTGGTAGAATAAAAATACAGAGATTCATTCATACAAATCCATACAATTATTTTGTGAAAAGaaagggtatatatatatatatataaagggacCAAACACCTGGGCTCCTAGTGCATACATCAATTTGTAGTAGGCCAAGAGACACTTTGCAAGAGAAGCCTTTTGTTCACTCCCTTttattctctgttttttttttcttaggtAAAGTGTTTACCACTTTGATTCCATTCTTAAATATGTCACCtaacttttattttaaataaaattttcttattattcttgtgtGACTCATTCATGAGTCATTATATGCGAAGAGAATATTAATAAAATGTGTTGAAGGTTGTGGGGAAATGCACTTTCACCATCCAAACAACACATTTGGAATTGAGTTTTCATTTGGGTAGAGACAAATCTCACACCTAAAATCTTGACAACAACTTCTAACATCCTTATCACTTTGAGTTGGGGCCATCTTTTGAGCATCCAAACAATTGCATCCTATAAAGTGTGCTATGACAATTGTCTTTTGTTTAGTATCTCCATCTATGAAAAGGACATGATATTGAAGCACTTGAACTTCTTTGGCCTCTTTGATAGAATCTCTTGTAACTTTAGTAAATGGAATTTACATTTTGGAAGACTTTTAGACTTGGAAGGATCTTGCCACGAAAAAGTAAGAATCAAATTATGAATTCTCACTACCCTAAATAGCATGGTACTAAAAGTTGAAGGAGATTGATGAGGAATCATTTATTTGTCTAAGCTTTTGATCTACTAATTGATGTGTGAATTGCAATGTCACTACTAATTATGCTTgtaaaatctaaaccctaaatttCACGGATGTATATACCTCTCGAGATCATTATGACTATTTTGGCCCAGTTTGAGTTCATCGTTGAAATTATCGCGACTTTGTGTTTTAGGCGAGACATAACAAAGACATCTACAAAGTTTTTGATGCAATCGATAAGTACATATCAACTTTATATTCTTCTTCAAAACATGCAAAATCTATCAACAACCCAAACGATTCAATGGAGTTCAAAATGGAATGGGTAATATGGCAAAAACTAGACACCCACTATTTATTCAACAATCACATTGGCTGAGGCATTTCAGCGAACACATGGCGGGCGTGGTTTCTAATCACAATGCTCCTTCGTCTTTGCCATTTCTACCCTCCATCGCTTGACCGCTCTCCTTGGGGCTGTCCAAtgccctcttctcctcctcctccacttCCATTCCGTCGCCGGAACTCTTCTTCCCTCcttccttcctcctcttctcccaCCGGGCCTTGAGAGTCTCCAGCAGTTCAGCCGACGCCGCGAGCTTATCCCGCCGCCGGTTCTTAATCAGGATCTCGCTGACGTCCGCCGGAGTTATCTCGGCCTCGTCGATGGCCGCCTCCAATCCGGTCACAAGGTCGGATTTTTCGTCGAGGTCGCCGTCCTCTATCCCTAGGTAGTTCTTCATCAGGATCTTGAGCGCCGGGAACGAGCAGTAGCCCATCAGGATGTGCATGTCCATTCTGCCCGATCGGAGCAACGCTGAGTCGAGTTTCTCGACGTGGTTGGTGGTGAACACGAAAATGCGTTCGCTTCCGCAGCAGGACCACAATCCGTCGGTGAAATTGAGGAGGCCGGATAAAGTTATCGTCTTGGGGGAGGCAGCATTGGAGTCCtccggcgacggcgacggcgaatCGATCGGCAGCTTTTTGGGGCCTCGATTGGTGAGGTTTATCGAGCAATCGATGTCCTCGATGACGATGATGGATTTTGAAGTGGTCTTCATCAGGAGCTTGCGGAGCTCCGAATTGGTGCTGACCTCGGTGAGCTCGAGGTCGTAGACGTCGTATCCGAGGAAATTGGCCATGGCGGCGATCATGCTCGACTTGCCCGTGCCCGGCGGGCCGTAGAGCAG is drawn from Zingiber officinale cultivar Zhangliang chromosome 1B, Zo_v1.1, whole genome shotgun sequence and contains these coding sequences:
- the LOC121974073 gene encoding uncharacterized protein LOC121974073 isoform X3 → MADTGELEHRLREVGSRLAPPPCGADELLSLLNQTGSLLSRVEQSPTDSMLNALKLSIEALVDKGLLGHSDIDVRVAIASCFSEITRITAPESPYNDDLMKELFQRIVQAFEDLDDMSSRSFLTRVSILETVAKVRSCVVMLDLECDSLILKMFRHFFRAIRPNHPEIIFSSMETIMTLVLEESEDISLELILCLLDSVKSDNKQDILPIAHSLGKKVISNCAGKLKPYLVELSQSNESVLREYGRIVASICQETSDSMEKDIITAAETMESKKPEQIIKGCSEEITVKAKIPEPLLSNDTVQMVNGESVLEPSSNEQPELSNDQSKNGTKVSRDVSDIGAVQDSLPPQKEFLDRATPKRGRGRGRGRGRGRGQGRGRGRASSRQNSGEVEQFASALQQGISEMLGEATSLKNSQLQMDSDGVCNFDIEKSSATGLEEKPQRLSRTKGFSNKSNQGHLKQKSRLSKLKDHDHLIGKKLDEDTTLEELISSKSAAETLKVSDNLEQSGKTKSYRKRCHDVAEISETATRYKDLDGRLVGSRIRVWWPIDKRFYDGVVVSYDDTSQRHKIVYTDGDVEKLSLRKECWKFTDDDGDMDVEPAKNSSNPFSSEEPKRKRARTSSTVISKKLNVETPQTSGTASGGRRKGRPPKVNILNLDDGPSSSVTAKQLNIETPPTSGTAPGSRRKGRPPKVDILKLDDSPSSSATAKKLNIETPISGTASGSRRKGRPPKVDILKLDDSPSSSATAKKLHIETPPTSGTASGNRRKGRPPKVDILKLDDSPSSSANPKLNIEIPPTSGTMSSGTGISPKVGISNHDDGPSPSAILKKLDTETTLASGTLSSGRRKGRPPKADLSNLEGGSNLSAIQKKLKKEMPPASCSGVISSGRREGRLPKVDIANLDDGSSSDTIPKKLNIEPSLPSATASGGQRRKGRPPKVDISNFEDGPRSSVISKKLNIESASSGRRKGRPPKLCNLSLDNDPKRDSLKANISSKSGSDSKNNILELNDSKDTFSNEASKSKSTEDDSKKDQESTSHATPKIDIKSTPSNPSTKSKAKAVDPENETAELLLSNTTDKAPESKTLASSRKRRIKD
- the LOC121974073 gene encoding uncharacterized protein LOC121974073 isoform X2, yielding MADTGELEHRLREVGSRLAPPPCGADELLSLLNQTGSLLSRVEQSPTDSMLNALKLSIEALVDKGLLGHSDIDVRVAIASCFSEITRITAPESPYNDDLMKELFQRIVQAFEDLDDMSSRSFLTRVSILETVAKVRSCVVMLDLECDSLILKMFRHFFRAIRPNHPEIIFSSMETIMTLVLEESEDISLELILCLLDSVKSDNKDILPIAHSLGKKVISNCAGKLKPYLVELSQSNESVLREYGRIVASICQETSDSMEKDIITAAETMESKKPEQIIKGCSEEITVKAKIPEPLLSNDTVQMVNGESVLEPSSNEQPELSNDQSKNGTKVSRDVSADIGAVQDSLPPQKEFLDRATPKRGRGRGRGRGRGRGQGRGRGRASSRQNSGEVEQFASALQQGISEMLGEATSLKNSQLQMDSDGVCNFDIEKSSATGLEEKPQRLSRTKGFSNKSNQGHLKQKSRLSKLKDHDHLIGKKLDEDTTLEELISSKSAAETLKVSDNLEQSGKTKSYRKRCHDVAEISETATRYKDLDGRLVGSRIRVWWPIDKRFYDGVVVSYDDTSQRHKIVYTDGDVEKLSLRKECWKFTDDDGDMDVEPAKNSSNPFSSEEPKRKRARTSSTVISKKLNVETPQTSGTASGGRRKGRPPKVNILNLDDGPSSSVTAKQLNIETPPTSGTAPGSRRKGRPPKVDILKLDDSPSSSATAKKLNIETPISGTASGSRRKGRPPKVDILKLDDSPSSSATAKKLHIETPPTSGTASGNRRKGRPPKVDILKLDDSPSSSANPKLNIEIPPTSGTMSSGTGISPKVGISNHDDGPSPSAILKKLDTETTLASGTLSSGRRKGRPPKADLSNLEGGSNLSAIQKKLKKEMPPASCSGVISSGRREGRLPKVDIANLDDGSSSDTIPKKLNIEPSLPSATASGGQRRKGRPPKVDISNFEDGPRSSVISKKLNIESASSGRRKGRPPKLCNLSLDNDPKRDSLKANISSKSGSDSKNNILELNDSKDTFSNEASKSKSTEDDSKKDQESTSHATPKIDIKSTPSNPSTKSKAKAVDPENETAELLLSNTTDKAPESKTLASSRKRRIKD